A single region of the Ptychodera flava strain L36383 chromosome 9, AS_Pfla_20210202, whole genome shotgun sequence genome encodes:
- the LOC139139718 gene encoding bursicon-like gives MVPKVMATPMFLLMMFTLLNHTTLKVEGVTSDVCKAVWVRNFQLDIPNCSPVNVTAKTCKGKCRSEYIPYWSNPKSKVDVREWCTCCAPYEFEDKEMVVMTRCKTEDNQIKRVLRMITLKIPRECACRPCSYAIING, from the exons ATGGTACCAAAG GTGATGGCAACACCGATGTTTCTTTTGATGATGTTTACACTGCTAAATCATACTACTCTGAAGGTGGAGGGGGTTACTAGTGACGTTTGCAAAGCAGTCTGGGTTCGCAACTTCCAACTCGATATACCGAACTGTTCACCAGTAAACGTGACGGCCAAAACGTGCAAAGGGAAGTGCCGATCTGAATATATACCTTATTGGAGCAATCCTAAGAGCAAAGTCGATGTTCGAGAATGGTGTACGTGTTGCGCCCCATATGAGTTTGAGGATAAGGAAATGGTGGTTATGACTAGATGTAAAACTGAAGACAATCAAATTAAGAGAGTTCTCCGCATGATAACGTTGAAAATACCGAGGGAGTGTGCTTGCAGGCCGTGCTCCTATGCCATCATTAACGGCTAG